The following proteins come from a genomic window of Lolium rigidum isolate FL_2022 chromosome 5, APGP_CSIRO_Lrig_0.1, whole genome shotgun sequence:
- the LOC124654390 gene encoding protein transport protein Sec61 subunit beta-like translates to MARTSSQSQSSVGGGAGASRPATVGPRGTAAATAGMRRRPGRTSSSSGAGGGFSGGGSNMLRFYTDEAPGLRLSPTMVLVMSVCFIGFVTALHVFGKLYRSRTAASSASA, encoded by the coding sequence ATGGCCCGCACCTCCTCGCAGTCGCAGTcctccgtcggcggcggcgccggcgcctccCGCCCGGCCACCGTCGGCCCCCGCGGCACGGCCGCCGCGACGGCCGGCATGCGTCGCCGCCCAGGccgcacctcctcctcgtccggcgcgggcggcggcttcTCCGGCGGGGGCAGCAACATGCTGCGCTTCTACACCGACGAGGCCCCGGGCCTGCGCCTCTCCCCCACCATGGTGCTCGTCATGTCCGTCTGCTTCATCGGCTTCGTCACCGCGCTCCACGTCTTCGGCAAGCTCTACCGCTCccgcaccgccgcctcctccgcctccgcctga